One part of the Eriocheir sinensis breed Jianghai 21 chromosome 6, ASM2467909v1, whole genome shotgun sequence genome encodes these proteins:
- the LOC126989695 gene encoding sulfotransferase 1A1-like, with protein sequence MSKQLLSGHEVEELTKEEQKAIGFNNFVHGIVRLKPEGWVYPGTAPTFLDRIYNMEFRPDDVLITTFPKSGTSWMQEIIWTMVHNPKLDNPKAQESLWLRSPEISLDMMFDPKTLGGKAPESYQKKFREQCPGKNEKEGVTLHLADAEPSPRILKSHYPFTLMPKDVLDRVKVVYVTRNPKDMAISLFNNFKMFKVFEFESEKEEYFKDIMNNKTLYCPYWPHVKEAWGKRHHPNLLFLFYEDMKADIMKELGRINEFLGTGLSQESLENVARHTSFSAMKSRGEPITDQVFDKKDDNEVRFFRKGTTGDWKNHFSPEMQKEFDQWIKKNLAGSDLSLSWALAE encoded by the exons ATGAGCAAGCAGCTGTTGAGCGGACACGAGGTGGAGGAACTCAccaaggaggagcagaaggcgaTTGGCTTCAATAATTTCGTACACGGAATAGTCCGCCTCAAGCCCGAGGGATGGGTGTACCCCGGCACGGCGCCCACCTTCCTTGACAGGATATACAACATGGAG TTCCGACCTGACGACGTCCTGATCACGACCTTCCCCAAGTCCGGCACCTCTTGGATGCAGGAGATCATCTGGACGATGGTGCACAACCCCAAGCTGGACAACCCCAAGGCACAGGAATCACTGTGGCTGCGCTCGCCGGAAATCAG CCTGGACATGATGTTTGATCCGAAGACATTAGGCGGCAAGGCGCCGGAATCCTACCAAAAAAAGTTTAGGGAACAGTGTCCGggcaagaacgagaaggaaggtgTAACCCTCCACCTGGCAGACGCAGAGCCCAGTCCCCGCATCCTGAAGAGCCACTACCCGTTCACCCTCATGCCCAAGGACGTCCTCGACAGAGTAAAG GTTGTGTACGTGACCCGGAACCCCAAGGACATGGCTATCTCGCTGTTCAACAACTTCAAAATGTTTAAAGTGTTCGAGTTCGAGAGCGAAAAGGAGGAGTATTTCAAAGACATCATGAACAACAAAa CTCTTTATTGCCCCTACTGGCCCCACGTGAAGGAGGCGTGGGGGAAGAGGCACCACCCtaacctgctcttcctcttctacgaGGATATGAAGGCCGACATCATGAAAGAGCTGGGAAGGATCAACGAGTTCCTGGGAACAGGGCTGAGCCAGGAGTCCCTCGAGAAT GTGGCGCGACACACCTCCTTCTCGGCCATGAAGTCCCGAGGAGAGCCAATCACAGACCAAGTGTTCGACAAGAAAGATGACAACGAAGTCAGATTCTTCCGAAAGG GCACGACGGGTGACTGGAAGAACCACTTCTCGCCGGAGATGCAGAAGGAGTTTGACCAATGGATTAAGAAAAACCTGGCCGGCAGCGACCTGAGCCTGAGCTGGGCCCTGGCGGAGTGA